A single region of the Gracilibacillus caseinilyticus genome encodes:
- the coaE gene encoding dephospho-CoA kinase (Dephospho-CoA kinase (CoaE) performs the final step in coenzyme A biosynthesis.): protein MFLNHYHIPVIDADIVSREVVEPGEQALLEITKVFGSDILLEDGRLNRAELGNIIFKEKEKRQMLNEIVHPAVRQRMLHKKDKLYSEGYQTIVMDIPLLFENNLTYLTDRNIVVYTIEAIQLKRLMKRNQLTEEQAKDRMKSQMDINQKKQLADAVIDNSGSIEASHQQLEVILKEWELLK from the coding sequence ATGTTTTTAAACCATTATCATATTCCGGTAATTGACGCCGATATCGTTTCCAGAGAAGTGGTAGAACCTGGCGAACAAGCACTACTGGAAATAACCAAAGTATTTGGCTCTGATATATTGCTTGAAGATGGGCGTTTAAATCGCGCAGAGCTCGGAAATATTATATTTAAAGAGAAAGAAAAGAGGCAAATGCTAAATGAGATCGTTCATCCAGCTGTTAGACAGCGAATGCTACATAAGAAGGACAAGCTCTATAGCGAAGGTTATCAGACCATTGTGATGGACATTCCTCTTCTTTTCGAAAACAACTTAACCTATTTAACAGATAGAAATATTGTCGTATATACGATAGAAGCTATCCAGTTGAAGCGATTAATGAAACGAAATCAGTTAACAGAAGAACAAGCAAAAGATCGAATGAAAAGTCAAATGGATATCAATCAAAAAAAACAGCTGGCAGATGCTGTTATTGACAATAGCGGCTCTATAGAAGCGTCTCATCAACAGCTAGAAGTTATCCTGAAAGAATGGGAATTATTAAAGTAG
- the speD gene encoding adenosylmethionine decarboxylase, whose translation MDTMGRHVIAELWECNIDLLNDMETLERTFVNAALKAGAEVREVAFHKFAPFGVSGVVIISESHLTIHSFPEHGYASIDVYTCGNIIDPNVAVAYIEEQLEAKSSEKIEVPRGMGAVQIKNIKAQ comes from the coding sequence ATGGATACAATGGGAAGACACGTAATTGCAGAATTATGGGAATGTAATATTGATTTATTAAATGATATGGAGACTTTGGAAAGAACGTTTGTCAATGCTGCACTTAAAGCAGGGGCTGAAGTGAGAGAAGTCGCTTTTCATAAATTTGCACCATTTGGAGTAAGTGGTGTTGTCATCATCTCAGAATCACATTTGACTATTCACAGCTTTCCTGAGCACGGTTATGCTAGTATTGATGTCTACACTTGCGGGAACATTATTGACCCAAATGTAGCAGTAGCGTATATCGAAGAACAATTAGAGGCGAAGTCATCGGAAAAAATTGAGGTGCCTAGAGGTATGGGTGCCGTTCAAATTAAAAATATAAAAGCACAATAG
- a CDS encoding cytosolic protein, translating into MAFRDTLNKNFNNHSETRDKHSDPALQTHYFKTTKDKAFEKLEPLFRNMKECQIVGVSKDHGEISFNYKAGRKVFVIMTIIMVKPYRTAIDISATTESAIPFDFGYSHKLIPKLYGMIKKELDFVGIKE; encoded by the coding sequence ATGGCATTTCGTGATACGTTAAATAAGAATTTTAATAATCATTCGGAAACGCGGGACAAACATTCTGACCCAGCGTTACAGACACACTATTTCAAAACAACAAAAGATAAAGCATTTGAGAAATTGGAACCATTATTCCGCAATATGAAGGAATGTCAGATTGTAGGTGTTTCCAAAGATCATGGGGAAATTAGTTTCAACTATAAAGCAGGCCGAAAAGTCTTTGTCATTATGACGATTATCATGGTAAAACCTTATCGTACAGCAATAGACATTTCAGCCACAACTGAATCAGCAATTCCTTTTGATTTCGGCTACAGCCATAAATTAATACCAAAACTTTATGGCATGATAAAGAAAGAATTAGATTTCGTCGGAATAAAAGAATAA
- the nrdR gene encoding transcriptional regulator NrdR yields the protein MRCPHCQYKNTKVLDSRPIEEGRSIRRRRECESCNFRFTTFERIEEVPLIVVKKEGTREEYSRDKLMRGLIRACEKRPVALEQLEHIAVEIEKELRNRGTSEVQSDEIGEMVMDRLADVDEVAYVRFASVYRQFKDISVFLDELKDLIRSDKNE from the coding sequence TTGCGATGTCCACATTGCCAATATAAAAATACAAAAGTATTAGACTCCAGACCAATAGAAGAAGGTCGTTCGATCCGCAGAAGAAGAGAATGTGAATCGTGTAATTTTCGTTTTACGACATTTGAACGCATCGAAGAAGTACCATTGATTGTCGTAAAGAAAGAGGGGACACGGGAAGAATACAGTCGTGATAAATTAATGCGCGGTTTAATCCGAGCGTGTGAAAAAAGACCAGTTGCACTAGAACAATTAGAACACATTGCTGTAGAAATAGAAAAAGAATTGCGGAACCGAGGTACATCAGAAGTACAAAGTGATGAGATCGGTGAAATGGTAATGGATCGTTTAGCAGACGTAGATGAAGTAGCATATGTACGATTTGCTTCCGTTTACCGCCAATTCAAAGATATTAGTGTATTTCTAGATGAGTTAAAAGATTTAATCCGATCAGATAAAAATGAGTAA
- a CDS encoding replication initiation and membrane attachment family protein, protein MQLGDIGKILPSELYIVDISQELPLSYTNALTHLYQPLIGIDALSLYQTLYTESTFDAGYQTHHMLMNFIGLPLDRIYRARRKLEAIGLLQTFEREHEEQVVYQYVLQPPQSPSRFFSNDFLSHLLYHQLGSEKYKKIKRNFVKTDEKTAARKETTATFEEVFHLAEQHQMPASLQAEEQQPDIPIREQVDFQWLEQILKQRMLPVDQILTPNARKIINQMYAAYDMHNQDVEKALIWSINEQNEMQIEEFKQACMDLIRATDKTVPTQVASDKQKIAATPNDNAGKSKEEQFIDMLEHISPRELLEDLADGNQASQQDLKIVSDVMTNQGLNPGVMNVLIHYVLLKTDMKLTKSYLEKIASHWSRKNVKTVRQAMTLAKSENKKYQQWTTNGKSNQRYQNKSTKKDIVPDWYKQQKQQQKPKRQETSQEKEQKAKEADAMLADYLAQQANEE, encoded by the coding sequence ATGCAACTCGGCGATATTGGAAAAATACTACCATCAGAATTATATATAGTCGATATTTCGCAGGAATTACCGCTTTCCTATACCAACGCGTTAACCCATTTGTATCAGCCGTTAATCGGTATAGATGCTTTATCGTTGTATCAGACTTTGTATACCGAATCGACATTTGATGCCGGCTATCAAACCCATCACATGTTAATGAATTTTATCGGCTTACCATTAGACAGGATATATAGAGCAAGAAGAAAGCTTGAAGCGATTGGGCTATTGCAGACGTTTGAGCGGGAGCATGAAGAACAAGTTGTCTATCAATATGTGTTACAGCCTCCACAATCACCAAGCCGCTTCTTCTCTAATGATTTTTTAAGTCACTTGTTATATCACCAGTTAGGTAGTGAGAAATATAAAAAAATTAAGCGTAATTTTGTGAAAACCGATGAAAAAACGGCTGCGAGAAAAGAAACAACAGCAACTTTTGAGGAAGTGTTTCATCTGGCCGAACAACATCAGATGCCAGCGTCCTTGCAAGCGGAGGAGCAACAGCCGGATATTCCAATACGAGAACAAGTCGACTTTCAATGGCTGGAGCAAATTTTAAAGCAACGAATGTTGCCTGTTGATCAAATCTTGACACCGAATGCTCGGAAAATTATTAATCAGATGTATGCAGCGTATGATATGCATAATCAAGATGTTGAAAAAGCGTTGATATGGTCGATTAATGAGCAAAATGAAATGCAAATCGAAGAATTTAAACAAGCTTGTATGGATTTAATTCGTGCAACAGATAAAACAGTCCCGACACAAGTAGCATCTGACAAACAGAAAATTGCTGCTACCCCTAATGACAATGCTGGTAAATCAAAAGAGGAGCAGTTTATCGATATGTTAGAGCATATCTCACCAAGGGAATTATTAGAAGATCTTGCTGATGGTAATCAAGCGTCACAGCAAGATTTGAAGATTGTCAGTGATGTGATGACTAATCAAGGCTTAAACCCAGGCGTAATGAATGTCTTGATTCATTATGTCCTGCTGAAGACAGACATGAAATTAACCAAGAGTTATCTTGAAAAAATTGCCAGTCACTGGTCACGAAAGAATGTCAAAACAGTGAGACAGGCGATGACACTTGCAAAGTCCGAAAATAAGAAATATCAACAATGGACAACGAACGGCAAGTCAAACCAGCGATACCAGAACAAATCTACAAAGAAGGATATCGTTCCAGATTGGTACAAACAGCAAAAACAACAACAGAAACCAAAACGACAAGAAACATCGCAGGAAAAAGAACAAAAAGCAAAAGAAGCAGACGCAATGCTGGCAGATTATTTGGCCCAGCAGGCGAATGAAGAATAA
- the dnaI gene encoding primosomal protein DnaI, protein MEPIQSAMKKWMNENKRMKQQFTQQRESVINDPDIQAILRDHVELDEQDMNRHLMKLYEYQQASKNCADCPNVEGCKNIIKGYTPHLDIDNNDMSLRYEKCPNKLDQEAQQKKEELVQSLYIPKQIKQAKLEEMDASSYERKEIIKEIIEFVQHFSKGDYHRGIYLHGPFGTGKSYILGVVANELKKHYVKSDIIYMPEFVREMKASIGDNQFQQKLESFKTAQVLMFDDIGAESISPWFRDEVLGAILQYRMMEELPVFFTSNYNLEQLEYHLSTSNRGDVETIKAGRIIERITQLSKPIELTDRFRSSE, encoded by the coding sequence ATGGAGCCAATCCAGTCCGCTATGAAAAAATGGATGAATGAAAATAAACGAATGAAACAACAATTTACACAACAACGGGAAAGTGTAATTAATGACCCGGACATTCAGGCAATTTTGCGTGATCATGTTGAATTGGATGAACAGGATATGAACCGCCATTTGATGAAACTGTATGAATACCAGCAAGCTTCCAAGAATTGCGCAGATTGTCCCAATGTCGAAGGGTGTAAAAATATTATAAAAGGTTATACACCGCATTTGGATATAGACAATAACGACATGTCACTCCGCTATGAAAAATGTCCCAATAAATTGGATCAGGAAGCGCAACAGAAGAAAGAAGAACTCGTACAAAGCTTATATATTCCAAAGCAAATCAAACAGGCGAAACTGGAAGAGATGGATGCTTCATCCTACGAGCGTAAGGAAATTATTAAAGAAATAATCGAATTTGTCCAGCACTTCTCCAAAGGTGACTATCACAGAGGAATATACTTACATGGCCCGTTTGGTACAGGTAAGTCCTATATTCTTGGTGTAGTTGCCAATGAACTGAAAAAGCATTACGTTAAGTCTGATATTATTTATATGCCTGAATTTGTTCGCGAAATGAAAGCATCCATTGGTGACAATCAATTCCAGCAGAAGTTGGAATCATTTAAGACCGCTCAAGTGCTTATGTTCGATGACATAGGTGCTGAATCAATCTCTCCTTGGTTTCGTGACGAAGTGTTAGGGGCAATACTGCAATATCGGATGATGGAAGAATTACCTGTTTTCTTTACGTCTAATTACAATTTGGAACAGTTGGAGTACCATTTGTCTACTTCGAATCGCGGGGATGTGGAAACGATCAAAGCGGGTCGTATCATTGAGCGAATTACACAACTTAGTAAACCGATCGAGTTAACGGATCGGTTTCGATCGAGTGAATAA
- the ytxC gene encoding sporulation protein YtxC, whose amino-acid sequence MLEVYFEQDSEAEVFYQLAKQENIWKANRKRTKKNQIQLSLQQEMVLDDAKRHLAPLLSRIFIQCRETAMIQHILRKKYYFSSQEEIERITAIARSLLEKDESVYEDRIHQHELRDTLTTIFTMQIDSSFVQVDSIIHFRLHHYIDLLTDMVGMAIDEFKREEEYQDFIHSIREFIKRKTPEVDVVHVLQGEHFLIHKENGEQYTIEEFTELKTRFPLFIFGLEQEEWDVSPLIMLAPNHVYFYGDDQFESRTHTIMTIFQERYTFYPVEYFPFLSAEEKES is encoded by the coding sequence GTGTTAGAAGTATACTTTGAACAAGACAGTGAAGCAGAAGTGTTCTATCAGCTTGCTAAGCAAGAAAACATTTGGAAGGCAAACCGTAAACGGACTAAAAAAAATCAAATTCAACTTTCGCTGCAGCAGGAAATGGTTTTGGATGATGCGAAGAGGCATTTAGCACCATTATTAAGCAGGATATTTATTCAGTGTCGTGAGACAGCAATGATTCAACATATATTAAGAAAAAAATACTATTTCTCGAGTCAGGAAGAAATCGAGCGTATTACTGCGATTGCCAGATCCTTGCTTGAGAAAGATGAATCCGTTTATGAAGACAGGATCCATCAGCACGAACTCCGTGATACACTGACTACGATCTTTACGATGCAAATTGATTCAAGTTTTGTACAAGTTGATTCCATTATTCATTTCAGGCTCCATCATTACATTGATCTATTAACGGATATGGTGGGGATGGCGATCGATGAATTCAAAAGAGAAGAAGAATACCAGGATTTCATTCATTCCATACGCGAGTTCATCAAACGAAAAACACCGGAAGTGGATGTCGTACATGTGTTGCAGGGGGAGCATTTTCTTATTCATAAAGAAAACGGTGAGCAATACACGATCGAAGAATTTACTGAATTAAAAACTCGTTTTCCGTTATTTATTTTTGGACTTGAGCAAGAAGAATGGGATGTATCCCCATTAATCATGCTAGCTCCGAATCATGTTTACTTTTATGGTGACGACCAATTCGAATCAAGAACTCATACAATAATGACCATTTTTCAGGAGCGGTATACGTTTTATCCAGTGGAATACTTTCCTTTTTTATCGGCTGAGGAAAAAGAGTCTTGA
- the thrS gene encoding threonine--tRNA ligase → MDQIHITFPDGNVKSFDKGTTGEDIAASISPGLKKQALAIKLDDTFYDLRTPLASDGAIEIVTIKSDDGVEITRHSTAHLMAQAIKRLYSNVKLGVGPTIEDGFYYDIDMEESITPEDLPRIEKEMKRIVDKNLEIVRKEVTREEAKAIYEEIGDDLKLELLEAIPEGETVTLYEQGEFFDLCRGVHVPQTSKLKVFKLLSISGAYWRGDSNNKMLQRIYGTAFEKQSQLEDYMRMREEAKERDHRKLGKELGIFTISQKVGQGLPLWLPNGATIRRTIERYIVDLEERLGYNHVYTPILGSKELYQTSGHWDHYQDDIFPPMEMDNEELILRPMNCPHHMMVYKNELHSYRNLPVRIAELGTMHRHEMSGALAGLQRVRAMTLNDAHIFARPDQLKDEFIRVVELVKNVYKDFGIDDYYFRLSYRDPADTEKYIDNDEMWEKAQSLLKETMEEMNLEYVEAEGEAAFYGPKLDVQVKTALGKDETLSTVQLDFHLPERFDLTYIGEDGKEHRPVVIHRGVVSTMERFVAFLIEEYKGAFPTWLAPNQVRIIPVSADAHADYAKKVEEELRFAGVRVEVDERDEKIGYKIREAQTAKIPFALIVGDKEVEAGAVNVRRYGEQDSETLKLDAFKSLILDEIQQKTLRKK, encoded by the coding sequence TTGGATCAGATTCACATTACGTTTCCAGATGGAAATGTCAAATCTTTTGACAAAGGAACAACAGGTGAAGACATAGCAGCGTCTATTTCGCCAGGGTTAAAAAAACAAGCATTAGCCATTAAGTTAGATGACACGTTTTATGATTTGCGTACACCACTCGCATCAGATGGCGCTATTGAAATCGTGACAATCAAATCAGACGATGGCGTAGAAATTACCAGACATTCGACAGCGCATTTGATGGCACAAGCTATTAAGCGCCTGTACAGCAATGTGAAATTAGGTGTCGGACCAACAATAGAAGATGGCTTCTATTATGATATCGACATGGAAGAATCGATTACACCAGAGGATTTACCACGTATTGAAAAAGAAATGAAACGTATCGTGGATAAAAATCTGGAAATAGTACGCAAAGAAGTTACGAGAGAAGAAGCAAAAGCCATTTATGAAGAAATTGGCGACGATTTAAAGTTAGAATTGTTAGAAGCAATTCCGGAAGGGGAAACTGTCACGTTATATGAACAAGGAGAATTCTTTGACTTATGTCGTGGTGTTCATGTACCCCAGACAAGTAAGCTGAAAGTATTCAAGCTGTTAAGTATTTCAGGTGCATACTGGCGAGGAGACAGCAATAACAAAATGCTTCAGCGTATTTATGGGACTGCTTTCGAAAAGCAGAGCCAGCTTGAAGACTATATGCGTATGCGTGAAGAAGCGAAAGAACGCGACCACCGTAAATTAGGAAAAGAATTAGGCATTTTCACTATTTCTCAAAAAGTTGGCCAAGGTTTGCCGTTATGGTTGCCGAACGGCGCAACGATCCGTCGTACGATTGAACGTTACATTGTCGATTTAGAGGAAAGATTGGGATACAACCATGTATATACCCCGATCTTGGGCAGTAAAGAACTATATCAGACAAGTGGGCACTGGGATCATTATCAAGATGATATTTTCCCTCCGATGGAAATGGATAATGAAGAACTTATCTTACGTCCGATGAACTGTCCACACCATATGATGGTGTACAAAAATGAGCTGCACAGTTACCGTAATCTGCCTGTTCGAATTGCAGAATTAGGCACGATGCATCGTCACGAAATGTCCGGGGCACTTGCTGGTCTTCAGCGTGTGAGAGCAATGACGCTAAATGATGCCCATATCTTTGCGCGTCCTGACCAATTGAAAGATGAATTTATCCGTGTCGTTGAACTTGTCAAAAATGTATATAAGGACTTTGGCATCGATGATTATTACTTCCGTCTGTCTTATCGTGATCCGGCAGATACAGAGAAATATATTGATAACGATGAAATGTGGGAAAAAGCCCAGTCCTTGTTAAAAGAAACAATGGAAGAAATGAATCTAGAGTATGTAGAAGCAGAAGGCGAGGCAGCTTTCTATGGACCGAAGCTTGATGTGCAAGTAAAAACAGCTCTAGGTAAAGATGAAACATTATCGACTGTTCAATTAGATTTTCATTTACCGGAGCGTTTTGACCTGACATATATAGGCGAAGATGGTAAAGAACATCGCCCGGTAGTTATTCACCGTGGTGTCGTGTCCACAATGGAACGATTTGTTGCCTTCTTGATCGAAGAGTACAAAGGAGCATTCCCTACGTGGCTTGCGCCAAATCAAGTAAGAATTATTCCTGTATCAGCGGATGCACATGCCGACTATGCGAAAAAAGTAGAAGAAGAATTACGATTCGCAGGTGTTCGTGTTGAAGTAGACGAACGCGATGAAAAAATCGGCTACAAGATCCGCGAGGCTCAAACTGCTAAAATTCCATTCGCCCTAATCGTAGGTGATAAGGAAGTAGAAGCAGGCGCAGTAAACGTAAGACGCTATGGCGAACAAGACTCCGAAACATTAAAACTTGACGCCTTCAAATCACTGATTCTCGATGAGATCCAGCAAAAAACGTTGCGTAAGAAATAA